The following proteins are encoded in a genomic region of Bosea beijingensis:
- a CDS encoding beta-ketoacyl-[acyl-carrier-protein] synthase family protein produces the protein MTRIVVSGLGIVSPAGSDTDSFWQALLAGNGDFGEASTQPGKSIRVAEVRNQGFMEGLGLSPSACDRNALFAVAAARQALAAADLGTGLPRPERVGVILGNSAGGQCSTDDQYSRLYTQNKRPHPMTVAKVMVSSSASWVSMATGATGPCFVTSSACASSSHAIGTAMQFLRAGLADIVIAGGTEAPLSAGTLLAWDAMKIMSRTACRPFAAGRDGLMLGEGAGIIVLETEAHARGRGLAPTIEAAGFGFSADAGDIVAPNVDGMTRAMALALADAGLDAGDLAYVNAHGTGTRANDRAETQALKRLFGDRPVPPTSSIKGVTGHALGAAGAFEAIATIMAIENGMAPPTANFDAPDPDCDIDCVPNRARPMPIPIAMSNSFAFGGLNTALIFKALQ, from the coding sequence ATGACGCGGATCGTCGTCTCGGGTCTCGGCATCGTCTCCCCAGCCGGCAGCGATACCGATAGCTTCTGGCAGGCCCTGCTGGCAGGAAACGGAGATTTCGGGGAAGCCTCGACGCAGCCCGGCAAGAGCATCCGCGTGGCGGAGGTGCGGAACCAGGGCTTCATGGAAGGGCTCGGCCTGTCGCCCTCGGCCTGTGATCGCAACGCGCTGTTCGCCGTTGCCGCGGCGCGCCAGGCTCTGGCCGCCGCCGACCTCGGCACCGGCCTGCCCCGCCCCGAGCGCGTCGGCGTCATCCTCGGCAACTCTGCCGGCGGGCAATGCAGCACCGATGATCAGTATTCCCGACTCTATACCCAGAACAAGCGCCCTCACCCGATGACTGTGGCCAAGGTCATGGTGAGCTCGTCGGCAAGCTGGGTCTCGATGGCGACAGGCGCGACCGGGCCCTGTTTCGTGACGTCGAGCGCCTGCGCGTCCTCCAGCCACGCCATCGGCACGGCCATGCAGTTCCTGCGCGCAGGCCTCGCCGACATCGTCATCGCCGGCGGCACGGAAGCCCCGCTCTCGGCCGGGACGCTGCTCGCCTGGGATGCGATGAAGATCATGTCGCGCACCGCCTGCCGGCCCTTCGCGGCCGGGCGCGACGGCCTCATGCTCGGAGAAGGCGCTGGCATCATCGTACTGGAGACCGAGGCGCATGCGCGCGGCCGGGGCCTCGCACCCACGATCGAGGCCGCCGGCTTCGGCTTCAGCGCCGATGCGGGTGACATCGTCGCGCCCAATGTCGACGGCATGACACGAGCCATGGCCCTGGCGCTGGCCGATGCCGGTCTCGATGCCGGCGATCTCGCCTATGTCAACGCCCACGGCACCGGCACGCGCGCCAATGACCGGGCCGAGACGCAGGCGCTGAAACGGCTTTTCGGTGATCGGCCCGTGCCGCCGACCTCCTCGATCAAGGGTGTGACCGGCCATGCGCTCGGCGCCGCCGGCGCCTTCGAGGCGATCGCGACGATCATGGCGATCGAGAACGGCATGGCCCCGCCGACCGCCAATTTCGACGCGCCCGACCCGGACTGCGACATCGACTGCGTGCCGAACCGGGCCCGGCCGATGCCGATCCCGATCGCGATGTCGAATTCCTTCGCCTTCGGCGGCCTCAATACCGCACTGATCTTCAAGGCGCTGCAATAG
- a CDS encoding acyl carrier protein, with product MSSEAQTITVDFLIGMLKQVIAENPSRDRGKLADVAWGPETLLEDTGFNSYDFVEIIFKLEDHFGIEIDYNANNDINDVKTIGQLCNEVAKLLAKKQVA from the coding sequence ATGTCGAGTGAGGCACAGACGATCACGGTCGATTTTCTGATCGGGATGCTCAAGCAGGTCATCGCGGAGAACCCGTCGCGCGATCGCGGAAAGCTTGCCGACGTCGCCTGGGGTCCGGAGACCTTGCTGGAGGATACCGGTTTCAACTCCTATGATTTCGTCGAAATCATCTTCAAGCTCGAAGATCATTTCGGCATCGAGATCGACTACAACGCCAACAACGATATCAACGATGTGAAGACGATCGGCCAGCTCTGCAACGAGGTCGCCAAGCTGCTCGCCAAGAAGCAGGTGGCATGA